One segment of Nostoc piscinale CENA21 DNA contains the following:
- a CDS encoding type II toxin-antitoxin system HicB family antitoxin, whose translation MRYTVVIEKGDTSYGAYVPDLPGCVAVGETLEEVKTLIAEAIEFHLEGMLEDGLPIPQPTSIAHEVEVLN comes from the coding sequence ATGCGTTATACAGTAGTAATTGAGAAAGGAGACACTAGCTACGGCGCTTATGTACCAGATTTACCGGGTTGTGTCGCTGTGGGTGAAACTTTAGAAGAAGTTAAAACACTGATTGCTGAGGCTATAGAGTTTCATCTAGAAGGAATGCTAGAAGATGGTTTGCCTATCCCTCAACCTACAAGCATTGCCCATGAGGTTGAAGTATTAAATTAA
- a CDS encoding amylo-alpha-1,6-glucosidase — protein MCMEFGREICGNLDIAETREWLVTNGIGGYASGTVAGLLTRRYHGLLIAALHPPLGRTLLLAKLDETVLYGDRTYPLHTNRWANQTVSPQGYQHIESFALEGTIPLWRLAVADALLEKRIWMQLGANTTYIQYTLRRATQPVQLTLKAMVNYRDYHSDTHCNGWQMSVEAVEQGICVTADPGTKPFYLLSDKGSATLVHNWYYDFDLAVERYRGLNDKEDHLHAATFAVTLHPGEAVTFVASTEKQIDLHGETALKLRRTQEQKLLGIWQSNRPITAQESPAWIKHLVLAADQFIVDRSVPEESHGKTIIAGYPWFSDWGRDTMISLPGLTIATGRPEVARAILRTFAKYVNQGMLPNRFPDVGEEPEYNTVDATLWYFEAIRAYDNATNDDHLLSELFPVLADIIYWHCRGTRYGIHLDPTDGLLYAGETGTQLTWMDAKVGDWVVTPRIGKPVEVNALWYNSLRTMAKFARQLGKPHQEYEAMADRALARFSRFWNEALGYCYDVIDSPDGDDGALRPNQIFAVSLPESPLTSAQQKSVVDVCGRMLLTSHGLRSLSPEHPQYQGIYGGNQYLRDGAYHQGTVWGWLLGPFVLAHLRVYKNPQQARQFLEPMANHLTASGVGSLSEIFDGDAPMTPRGCTAQAWTVAEVLRAWLATEG, from the coding sequence ATGTGTATGGAATTTGGGCGGGAAATCTGCGGCAATCTCGACATCGCAGAAACACGGGAATGGTTAGTGACCAATGGCATAGGTGGTTATGCTTCTGGGACGGTGGCAGGGTTACTGACTCGGCGGTATCACGGCTTACTCATTGCGGCTTTACACCCGCCTTTAGGTCGTACTTTACTGTTGGCAAAACTAGATGAAACTGTATTGTATGGCGATCGCACTTATCCTCTACACACAAATCGCTGGGCAAATCAAACTGTGAGTCCCCAAGGTTATCAACACATTGAATCTTTTGCCTTGGAAGGGACAATTCCCCTGTGGCGATTGGCTGTGGCTGATGCTTTGCTAGAAAAGCGCATCTGGATGCAGTTAGGCGCAAACACCACATATATCCAATACACTCTGCGGCGTGCTACCCAACCTGTGCAACTAACCCTCAAAGCAATGGTAAATTACCGCGATTATCACAGCGACACCCACTGCAATGGTTGGCAAATGTCGGTGGAAGCAGTCGAACAAGGAATTTGTGTGACGGCTGATCCCGGTACTAAACCATTTTATTTGTTGAGTGACAAAGGCAGTGCCACACTTGTTCACAACTGGTATTATGACTTTGACTTGGCAGTAGAACGTTATCGCGGTTTAAACGACAAAGAAGACCATCTCCACGCTGCCACCTTCGCTGTGACTCTCCATCCTGGGGAAGCAGTCACCTTTGTTGCCAGCACCGAAAAACAAATTGATTTACATGGTGAAACAGCACTGAAATTACGGCGCACTCAAGAACAGAAACTATTAGGAATTTGGCAGAGTAATCGACCCATTACAGCACAAGAGTCTCCCGCCTGGATTAAACATTTGGTACTGGCGGCTGACCAGTTTATTGTTGACCGTTCTGTACCAGAAGAATCTCACGGCAAAACTATCATCGCTGGTTATCCCTGGTTTAGTGATTGGGGAAGGGACACCATGATTAGTTTACCTGGGTTGACAATTGCCACTGGTCGACCAGAAGTAGCACGGGCAATTCTCCGCACTTTTGCCAAGTATGTCAATCAGGGAATGCTACCCAATCGCTTTCCTGATGTTGGTGAAGAGCCAGAATACAATACAGTCGATGCGACACTGTGGTATTTTGAAGCAATTCGCGCCTACGACAATGCCACCAACGACGATCATTTACTAAGTGAACTGTTTCCCGTACTGGCAGATATTATTTATTGGCACTGTCGCGGCACACGCTATGGTATACACCTTGATCCCACCGATGGTTTACTTTATGCAGGTGAGACAGGTACCCAACTCACTTGGATGGATGCCAAAGTCGGAGATTGGGTAGTGACACCGCGAATTGGTAAACCAGTAGAAGTCAATGCACTGTGGTATAATTCCCTACGCACAATGGCTAAGTTTGCCCGTCAATTAGGTAAACCCCATCAAGAATATGAAGCAATGGCAGACCGCGCCTTAGCGAGATTTTCCCGCTTTTGGAATGAGGCGTTGGGTTACTGCTATGACGTGATTGATAGTCCTGATGGAGATGATGGGGCGTTGCGTCCAAATCAAATTTTTGCTGTATCGTTACCAGAAAGCCCCCTTACCTCTGCCCAACAAAAGAGTGTGGTAGATGTTTGTGGCAGAATGCTGCTGACTTCTCATGGATTGCGATCGCTCTCCCCTGAACATCCCCAATATCAGGGAATATACGGTGGTAATCAGTATCTTCGTGATGGTGCTTACCATCAGGGGACTGTTTGGGGTTGGTTGTTGGGGCCATTCGTCCTCGCCCATTTACGTGTTTACAAAAATCCACAACAGGCGCGGCAATTCTTAGAACCAATGGCAAATCATCTCACCGCATCCGGTGTTGGCAGTCTCAGCGAAATTTTTGATGGCGATGCACCAATGACTCCGCGCGGCTGTACTGCCCAGGCTTGGACGGTGGCGGAGGTTTTACGTGCTTGGTTGGCGACGGAGGGGTAG
- a CDS encoding type II toxin-antitoxin system HicA family toxin, whose translation MKVREVIKMLEADGWYLVRTKGSHRQFKHPDKAGTVTVSGKSSVDVPIGTLKSIWRQAQLEVD comes from the coding sequence ATGAAAGTCCGAGAAGTGATTAAAATGCTAGAAGCAGATGGCTGGTATCTTGTAAGAACGAAAGGTAGCCATCGTCAATTTAAACATCCTGATAAAGCTGGTACAGTAACAGTGTCTGGTAAGTCGAGTGTTGACGTACCAATTGGTACTCTAAAAAGTATCTGGAGACAGGCTCAATTGGAGGTAGATTGA
- a CDS encoding prolipoprotein diacylglyceryl transferase family protein codes for MAFRLLLCNVRKDAIAPRQRSSVILGGMLGALIGAQVLVALQHLDLIWQNSQQFSLLLYRSGELFKFYLISYVIFRFFIDFLKPDFHTLFGLSAIQIACVLAILYYLPSIPQVFYKPAQK; via the coding sequence GTGGCTTTTCGTTTACTATTGTGCAATGTCCGCAAAGATGCGATCGCTCCTCGTCAACGCAGTTCGGTGATCCTGGGTGGGATGCTGGGTGCTTTGATTGGTGCTCAGGTGTTAGTTGCTTTACAACATCTAGATTTAATTTGGCAAAATTCCCAGCAATTCAGCTTACTACTGTATCGCAGTGGTGAGTTGTTTAAATTTTATTTAATTTCCTACGTAATTTTTCGGTTTTTTATTGATTTTCTCAAACCAGATTTTCATACTTTATTTGGGTTAAGTGCAATTCAAATTGCCTGTGTATTGGCTATCCTATATTATTTGCCCAGCATTCCGCAGGTGTTTTATAAGCCCGCCCAAAAATAA
- a CDS encoding cupin domain-containing protein has translation MNIERIFKSTDFFQPTDSEPIRSVVTASPNAVVVAWYVKPGQEIGAHIHPNGQDTWTILSGSGEYYLDIDGSRKIITTGDVVVAPLQCVHGVFNHGDEPLIFISVVTPYEAGYEPVTMKS, from the coding sequence ATGAATATAGAGAGGATTTTCAAGAGTACTGATTTTTTTCAACCTACAGATAGTGAACCAATTCGTTCAGTTGTCACGGCATCACCAAATGCTGTTGTAGTTGCATGGTATGTCAAACCCGGACAAGAAATTGGAGCGCACATTCATCCTAATGGTCAGGATACTTGGACAATATTATCCGGTAGTGGTGAATATTATTTAGATATAGACGGTTCTCGCAAAATAATTACCACCGGAGATGTGGTTGTAGCACCACTCCAATGTGTTCATGGTGTGTTCAATCATGGTGATGAACCTTTGATATTTATCTCTGTGGTGACACCTTATGAGGCGGGATATGAACCTGTGACCATGAAATCTTAA
- a CDS encoding type 1 glutamine amidotransferase: MTSEQLELTIGWLYPTLMSTYGDRGNVITIERRAQWRRYNVKVLPLDQNSTAEDIKAVDVIVGGGAQDRQQEIVMRDLQGAKADAMREKIANGTPGVFTCGSPQLLGHYYEPGLGQRIEGLGILDLVSIHPGENTKRCIGNLVIEVTASRLAKELEEMTGSKPYLVGFENHGGRTKLGKVEALGRVVYGLGNNGEDGTEGAFYQNAIATYSHGPLLPKNPFVADWLIQTALRVKYQQSITLKPLDDDLAIQAREAMFKRLKVSVATVATSTTKQK, translated from the coding sequence ATGACTTCTGAACAATTAGAATTAACAATTGGTTGGTTGTATCCAACTTTGATGAGTACCTATGGCGATCGCGGTAATGTCATCACTATAGAACGCCGCGCTCAATGGCGGAGATACAACGTCAAAGTTTTACCTCTAGACCAAAATTCCACCGCCGAAGATATTAAAGCTGTAGATGTAATTGTGGGTGGTGGCGCACAAGACCGTCAGCAAGAAATTGTGATGCGTGATTTGCAAGGCGCAAAAGCTGACGCAATGCGCGAAAAAATCGCTAATGGGACACCAGGAGTTTTTACCTGCGGTTCACCCCAACTGCTAGGACATTATTATGAACCAGGACTTGGACAACGAATCGAAGGTTTAGGAATCCTTGATTTAGTATCTATCCATCCTGGGGAAAATACCAAACGTTGCATTGGTAACTTGGTAATTGAAGTTACAGCTTCCCGCCTCGCCAAAGAATTAGAAGAGATGACTGGTAGCAAACCTTATCTCGTCGGGTTTGAAAATCATGGCGGACGTACCAAGTTAGGTAAAGTGGAAGCCTTGGGACGTGTGGTGTATGGCTTAGGCAATAATGGCGAAGATGGTACAGAAGGAGCATTTTATCAGAATGCGATCGCCACTTATTCCCACGGCCCCCTGTTACCCAAAAATCCTTTTGTCGCTGACTGGTTAATTCAAACTGCGTTGCGGGTGAAGTATCAACAATCCATCACACTCAAACCCTTAGATGATGACTTGGCTATACAAGCGCGAGAAGCCATGTTCAAACGCTTAAAAGTCAGCGTAGCAACGGTGGCTACTAGCACAACAAAGCAAAAGTAA
- the ychF gene encoding redox-regulated ATPase YchF, with amino-acid sequence MLRAGIVGLPNVGKSTLFNALVANAKAEAANFPFCTIEPNVGVVSVPDERLNVLSQIAGSAQIIPARVEFVDIAGLVKGASQGEGLGNQFLSHIREVDAIVHVVRCFENDDIIHVAGSVDPARDIEIINLELGLSDLAQIERRIERTRKQARTSKDAQFEITVLEKLVAALNEGKSVRQVSLNEEEAAIIQGLGLLTSKPIIYAANVSEDDLATGNEFVERVRQIASQENAQVVIVSAQVEAELVELAEEDKADFLESLGVKEGGLKSLIRATYTLLGLRTYFTSGPKETRAWTINAGMSAPQAAGVIHSDFERGFIRAETVAYDDLVASGSMKSAKEKGLVRSEGKEYIVQEGDVMLFLFNV; translated from the coding sequence ATGCTAAGAGCCGGAATTGTCGGACTTCCCAACGTCGGAAAATCTACTTTGTTTAACGCCTTAGTAGCCAATGCTAAAGCAGAGGCTGCTAACTTTCCCTTCTGCACGATTGAACCGAATGTCGGCGTTGTCTCAGTACCGGATGAGCGGTTAAACGTGCTTTCGCAAATTGCTGGTTCTGCACAAATTATCCCAGCCCGTGTTGAGTTTGTGGATATTGCCGGTTTAGTCAAAGGTGCGAGTCAAGGTGAAGGGTTGGGAAACCAATTTTTATCCCACATTCGAGAAGTAGATGCGATCGTTCATGTGGTACGTTGTTTCGAGAATGATGATATTATCCACGTTGCTGGTTCTGTTGATCCAGCGCGGGATATTGAGATTATCAATTTAGAACTCGGTTTATCCGACTTAGCCCAAATTGAACGCCGCATTGAACGTACCCGCAAACAAGCCCGCACCAGCAAAGACGCTCAGTTTGAAATTACAGTTCTCGAAAAATTAGTAGCAGCCTTAAACGAAGGTAAATCTGTCCGTCAAGTCAGTTTAAATGAAGAAGAAGCAGCCATTATTCAAGGGCTAGGATTGCTTACTAGTAAACCGATTATTTACGCTGCTAATGTTTCAGAAGATGACTTAGCTACAGGTAACGAATTTGTCGAAAGAGTCCGACAAATTGCCTCACAAGAAAATGCTCAAGTCGTCATCGTTTCTGCTCAAGTAGAAGCAGAATTAGTGGAATTAGCTGAAGAAGACAAAGCAGATTTCTTAGAATCTTTAGGTGTGAAAGAAGGCGGGTTAAAATCCTTAATTCGCGCCACTTACACCTTATTAGGTTTGCGGACATATTTCACTAGCGGCCCCAAAGAAACCCGCGCTTGGACAATTAACGCAGGTATGTCTGCACCCCAAGCCGCAGGTGTGATTCACTCTGATTTTGAACGCGGATTTATTCGCGCCGAAACTGTTGCTTATGATGATTTAGTCGCAAGTGGTTCAATGAAAAGTGCAAAAGAGAAAGGCTTAGTCAGAAGTGAAGGAAAAGAGTACATCGTCCAAGAAGGAGATGTGATGTTATTCCTATTTAATGTGTAG
- a CDS encoding Mur ligase family protein, whose product MGKKIKLIDKLRLGLAVSVAKTVTFAVRSLRLGAASVLPGSIARRIEPRLLQLLSQQVKNGVIIIAGTNGKTTTSLLLKTILERKGYHIAHNSTGANLENGLMTALLENTNLVGTLDADYAILEVDENIVPKVLTPLQPRIILCLNLFRDQLDRYGEVDTISKRWTKVISTLPKETVVIPNADDPTLSHLGQQLPQRVLFFGLNEPEQYLEAIQHAVDSIYCPNCGHSLDYKGVYLSHLGDFTCPSCGFSKSKPTLESSEWGQILVGLYNKYNTLAAATAAIELGVDEATIRDTINNFQAAFGRAEDLVIDGKKVRILLSKNPVGTNETIRVVNQSTDKTTLMVLNDRTPDGTDVSWIWDVDTEKLVERGGTIVVSGDRVYDMALRLRYSEKSLESNLNLIVEEDLRQAIATALKHTPDNETLHILPTYSAMLEVREVLTGRKIL is encoded by the coding sequence GTGGGCAAGAAAATTAAACTGATAGATAAACTACGGCTTGGTTTGGCGGTATCAGTGGCGAAAACTGTAACATTTGCGGTGCGCTCGCTGCGGTTAGGTGCTGCTAGTGTATTACCAGGGTCGATTGCGCGTCGAATTGAACCTCGACTGTTGCAATTGTTGAGTCAACAGGTAAAAAATGGCGTAATTATCATTGCTGGGACAAATGGTAAAACAACTACGTCGCTGCTGTTAAAAACAATTTTGGAACGTAAAGGCTACCACATCGCCCATAACTCTACAGGTGCAAACCTAGAAAATGGCTTGATGACAGCTTTACTAGAAAATACTAACTTGGTGGGGACGCTAGATGCTGACTACGCCATTTTGGAAGTAGATGAGAATATCGTTCCCAAGGTGTTAACACCACTCCAGCCGCGTATTATTTTGTGTTTAAACTTGTTCCGTGACCAACTCGACAGATACGGGGAAGTAGATACCATCAGTAAACGCTGGACAAAGGTGATTTCGACTCTCCCCAAAGAAACAGTCGTAATTCCCAATGCGGATGACCCGACTTTATCTCACCTCGGTCAGCAGTTACCGCAACGAGTGTTATTCTTTGGTTTGAATGAACCAGAACAATATCTTGAAGCTATTCAACACGCTGTTGATTCTATTTATTGTCCTAATTGCGGACATTCTTTAGATTACAAAGGCGTTTATTTATCTCACTTGGGAGATTTTACTTGTCCAAGTTGTGGTTTTAGCAAGAGTAAACCAACTCTAGAAAGTAGCGAATGGGGACAAATTTTAGTTGGTTTGTACAACAAATATAATACTTTAGCGGCTGCGACTGCGGCTATCGAATTGGGTGTTGATGAAGCCACAATTAGAGATACTATTAACAACTTCCAAGCTGCTTTCGGTCGTGCAGAAGATTTAGTAATTGATGGGAAAAAAGTCAGGATTTTATTATCAAAAAATCCTGTGGGGACAAATGAAACTATTCGAGTAGTGAATCAAAGTACTGATAAAACTACATTAATGGTGTTGAACGATCGCACCCCCGATGGTACTGATGTATCCTGGATTTGGGATGTTGATACAGAAAAATTAGTCGAACGCGGCGGAACGATTGTAGTAAGTGGCGATCGCGTTTATGATATGGCGTTACGTCTGCGTTATAGCGAAAAGTCTCTGGAGAGTAATTTAAACTTAATTGTCGAGGAAGATTTACGCCAAGCGATCGCAACTGCCCTCAAGCATACACCAGACAACGAAACCTTACACATTCTTCCTACATATTCCGCCATGTTAGAAGTGCGCGAAGTTTTGACTGGAAGAAAAATTCTTTAG
- a CDS encoding mannose-1-phosphate guanyltransferase — protein MRAVLMAGGSGTRLRPLTCDLPKPMVPILNRPIAEHIINLLKRHQITEVIATLHYLPDVLRDYFQDGSDFGVQMTYAVEEDQPLGTAGCVKNIAELLDETFLVISGDSITDFDLTAAIEFHKQKQSKATLILTRVPNPIEFGVVITDEEGKIKRFLEKPSTSEIFSDTVNTGTYILEPEVLDYLPANTETDFSKDLFPLLLAKNEPMYGYIAQGYWCDVGHLDAYREAQYDALDTKVKLEFAYEEISPGVWVGENTFIDATAKIETPAMIGDNCRIGARVQIEGGTVIGDNVTVGADANLKRPIVWNGAFVGEEAQLSACVISRGSRVDRRAHVLEAAVVGSLSTVGEEAQISTSVRVWPSKKIESGAILNINLIWGNTAQRNLFGQRGVQGLANIDITPEFAVRLGSAYGSILKPGSKVTVSRDQRNISRMVTRSLIAGLMSVGVDIQNLDATAIPIARTVIPMMSVAGGIHVRVHPDRPDYILIEFMDGKGINISKAQEKKIEGAYFKEDMRRALIHEVGDVAYPSQVIDSYCTAFEKLLHVSTLTNSRAKIVIDYVYAVSGAVLPQMLDKFGADAVVLNASLNKHAVTTADREALLTQLGHVVEALKANFGVQVSANGEQLILVDESGFPIRGEMLTALMVDMILTSNPRGTVVVPVHASSAVEQVARRHDGRVIRTKANPTALMEACQKNSNVVLGGSGDTGFIFPQLHPGFDSMFCIAKIIEMLTIQERSLATARSELPRVIHRSQTIRCPWTAKGALMRYLVETHPAQNLELIDGVKIGQPFDDNWLLVLPDASEPLVHLYANSSDRDWVDDTIRNYRHRVQTFVERQQEYHPAEV, from the coding sequence ATGCGTGCAGTACTGATGGCAGGCGGTTCGGGGACAAGGCTTCGTCCTTTAACTTGCGATTTACCTAAACCGATGGTGCCGATTCTTAATCGACCCATTGCCGAACATATTATTAATCTACTCAAAAGACATCAAATCACCGAAGTCATTGCCACATTACATTATTTACCCGATGTTTTGCGCGACTACTTTCAAGATGGTAGTGATTTTGGCGTACAAATGACCTACGCTGTAGAAGAAGATCAGCCTTTAGGTACGGCAGGCTGTGTGAAAAATATTGCCGAACTACTAGATGAAACTTTTTTAGTAATTAGTGGTGATAGCATCACAGATTTTGATTTAACAGCAGCAATTGAATTTCATAAACAAAAACAATCCAAAGCTACTTTGATTTTAACTAGGGTTCCTAACCCGATTGAATTTGGGGTAGTAATTACCGACGAAGAAGGTAAAATTAAACGATTTTTAGAAAAACCATCTACAAGCGAAATTTTTTCAGATACAGTCAACACTGGGACATACATTCTTGAACCCGAAGTTTTAGATTATTTACCTGCTAATACCGAAACTGACTTTTCTAAAGATTTATTTCCGTTACTTTTAGCCAAAAATGAGCCGATGTATGGCTATATTGCCCAAGGTTACTGGTGCGATGTCGGCCATTTAGATGCTTATCGGGAAGCACAATATGATGCTTTAGATACAAAGGTAAAACTTGAATTTGCTTATGAAGAAATTTCCCCCGGCGTTTGGGTAGGAGAGAATACTTTTATCGATGCGACGGCTAAAATTGAAACTCCAGCCATGATTGGCGATAATTGCCGCATCGGGGCGAGAGTTCAAATTGAAGGGGGAACAGTTATTGGTGATAACGTTACCGTTGGTGCTGATGCTAATCTGAAGCGTCCAATTGTGTGGAATGGGGCGTTTGTTGGTGAAGAAGCCCAATTAAGTGCCTGTGTAATTTCCCGTGGTAGCCGCGTAGACCGTCGCGCTCATGTATTAGAAGCTGCCGTGGTAGGTTCGTTATCTACGGTCGGTGAAGAAGCACAAATTAGTACTAGTGTGCGTGTTTGGCCGAGTAAGAAAATTGAGTCTGGTGCAATTTTAAACATCAACTTGATTTGGGGTAATACTGCCCAAAGAAACTTGTTTGGTCAACGTGGTGTGCAAGGTTTGGCAAATATCGACATCACCCCAGAATTTGCAGTGCGCTTAGGTTCGGCTTACGGTTCGATTTTAAAACCTGGTTCTAAAGTAACAGTGTCGAGAGACCAACGGAACATTTCGCGGATGGTGACGCGATCGCTAATTGCCGGTTTAATGTCTGTAGGCGTTGATATTCAAAACCTCGATGCTACCGCTATCCCTATCGCCCGGACGGTTATTCCTATGATGTCGGTGGCTGGCGGTATTCATGTCAGAGTCCATCCCGACCGCCCCGACTACATCTTGATTGAATTTATGGATGGCAAAGGGATTAACATTTCCAAAGCCCAAGAAAAGAAAATTGAAGGGGCATATTTTAAAGAAGATATGCGTCGGGCGTTGATTCATGAAGTTGGCGATGTCGCCTATCCCAGTCAAGTTATTGACAGTTACTGCACAGCCTTTGAGAAACTTCTGCACGTTTCTACCCTTACCAACAGTCGCGCCAAAATCGTGATTGATTATGTTTATGCTGTGTCTGGGGCAGTTTTACCCCAAATGCTGGATAAATTCGGCGCGGATGCAGTGGTACTGAACGCCAGCCTAAATAAACACGCCGTCACCACGGCTGACCGCGAAGCCCTGTTAACCCAGTTAGGTCATGTGGTGGAAGCCTTGAAAGCTAACTTTGGCGTGCAAGTCTCGGCGAATGGCGAACAGCTAATTTTAGTTGATGAATCTGGCTTTCCCATTCGTGGGGAAATGTTAACCGCCTTAATGGTGGATATGATATTAACCTCTAACCCCAGAGGTACGGTAGTTGTGCCAGTTCACGCCTCTAGTGCGGTGGAACAAGTCGCCCGTCGCCACGATGGGAGAGTAATTCGGACGAAAGCTAACCCAACCGCCTTAATGGAAGCTTGCCAAAAGAATTCTAATGTAGTTCTGGGCGGTAGTGGCGACACAGGTTTCATTTTCCCGCAACTGCATCCGGGTTTTGATTCCATGTTCTGCATTGCCAAGATCATTGAAATGTTAACAATTCAAGAGCGATCGCTGGCTACTGCACGTTCAGAATTACCCCGTGTTATTCACAGAAGTCAAACAATTCGCTGTCCTTGGACTGCTAAAGGTGCATTGATGCGCTACTTAGTAGAAACCCACCCAGCCCAAAACCTCGAACTCATCGATGGCGTGAAAATTGGTCAACCATTCGATGACAATTGGCTGTTAGTTTTACCCGATGCCAGCGAGCCATTAGTACATTTATATGCTAATAGTAGCGATCGCGATTGGGTAGACGACACCATCCGCAACTACCGCCATCGTGTGCAAACTTTCGTCGAAAGACAACAAGAATATCACCCAGCCGAAGTTTGA
- a CDS encoding thylakoid membrane photosystem I accumulation factor has product MNITKLIFLQERMADWRRLVSKCLLLLVCLLMFSIKPAYAGINDDNYDGNMFVVYAGNGSLVPPRQTLAQTLAENKPAFLAFYVDDSSDCKKYAIVISRIQEFYGRAAEIIPIDVDTIPIKEKYNPTEPGYYYTGAVPQVVVFNQSGKVVLNKKGQVPFEEIDDKFREVFDLLPRSESVELKRRSFNEFSSELAK; this is encoded by the coding sequence ATGAATATTACAAAATTGATTTTTTTACAAGAACGCATGGCTGACTGGCGACGGTTGGTATCCAAATGCCTGTTGTTGCTTGTGTGTTTACTGATGTTCAGTATTAAACCGGCTTATGCTGGTATTAATGATGATAATTATGATGGCAATATGTTTGTCGTTTATGCTGGCAATGGTTCCTTAGTTCCGCCAAGACAGACACTAGCACAGACTTTAGCAGAAAATAAACCTGCATTTTTAGCATTTTATGTGGATGACAGTAGCGATTGCAAAAAATATGCCATTGTAATCTCTCGTATCCAAGAGTTCTACGGACGCGCCGCCGAGATCATCCCGATTGATGTTGATACAATTCCCATCAAAGAGAAATACAATCCCACCGAACCAGGATATTACTACACTGGTGCTGTTCCACAAGTTGTAGTGTTTAATCAGTCAGGCAAGGTTGTATTAAACAAAAAAGGTCAAGTACCCTTTGAGGAAATAGACGATAAATTCCGAGAAGTGTTTGATTTATTACCCCGCTCTGAATCAGTAGAATTAAAGCGCCGTTCCTTTAATGAATTTAGTAGTGAGTTAGCCAAATAA